From the Calliopsis andreniformis isolate RMS-2024a chromosome 4, iyCalAndr_principal, whole genome shotgun sequence genome, one window contains:
- the Mob4 gene encoding MOB kinase activator 4, which yields MKMADAPTILRRNRPGTKAKDFCRWPDEPFEEMDSTLAVQQYIQQMIRRDPSNVDLILKMPDAQDEAVWKYEHLRQFCMELNGLTVRLQKECHPETCTQMTATEQWIFLCAAHKTPKECPAIDYTRHTLEGAACLLNSNKYFPSRVSIKESSVAKLGSVSRRVYRIFSHAYYHHRTIFDEFENETFLCLRFTVFVTKYSLMLKESLIVPIMEEDGATESEA from the exons ATGAAGATGGCGGACGCACCTACGATTCTTAGAAGAAATAGGCCCGGGACAAAAGCAAAG GATTTCTGTAGGTGGCCTGATGAACCATTTGAAGAAATGGACAGCACACTGGCTGTGCAACAATATATCCAACAGATGATCAGAAGAGACCCTTCTAATGTTGATTTAATACTTAAAATGCCAGATGCACAAGATGAAGCTGTATGGAAATATGAGCATCTTAGACAATTTTGTATGGAACTTAATGGTTTAACAGTTAGATTGCAAAAGGAATGTCATCCTGAAACTTGTACTCAAATGACAGCTACTGAACAATGGATATTTTTGTGTGCTGCACATAAAACACCTAAGGAATGTCCGGCTATTGATTACACACGGCATACATTGGAGGGAGCAGCATGTTTACTAAATAGTAATAAATATTTTCCCAGCAG AGTAAGCATCAAAGAATCGTCAGTAGCTAAACTTGGGTCAGTTAGTCGCAGAGTATATAGAATATTTTCTCATGCATATTACCATCACAGAACAATATTTGATGAATTTGAAAATGAAACTTTCTTATGCCTCAG GTTTACAGTATTTGTAACCAAATATAGCTTGATGTTAAAGGAAAGTTTAATAGTGCCGATTATGGAAGAAGATGGAGcaacagagagtgaagcctag